One part of the Bacteroidia bacterium genome encodes these proteins:
- a CDS encoding glycoside hydrolase family 2 TIM barrel-domain containing protein, with amino-acid sequence MYFSLLSKNYLKLAILFTFLISFSCTAEKEVAKTNKVEIRKTGLEYDFYINDQLFQIKGAGLDVNNGKNFKALSEAGANTFRTWRTDHAEMELDSALKYNFKIAMGIDMGKELEHFDYNDTEAVKKQFERIKGEIQEYKDHPALLCWVVGNELNLLIQEDGSLGKINPKAYDALSDIVDYIHEVDPNHPVTTTFAAGAHGEHVKVMLERCPQIDFLSYQVYNDLINLPRQEMANNLDIPYLVTEFGPKGHWEMPSTSWGREIEENSSQKAEGLRERMRIGLSSDTTGRNMGGYAFVWGQKQERTPTWYGMFNKDGKATAVVDELTLFWSGAYPSNRAPAVEGMKLDDKVSTDNISLKAGTEYQSEVMAFDHEEDALSYKWVLMEEVGARSQGGAFEAEPEVLELDIISEENGKITFKAPANKGEYRIFCYIYDDQKVANANIPFLVE; translated from the coding sequence ATGTATTTCTCACTACTAAGCAAGAATTACCTCAAACTAGCTATACTCTTTACTTTCCTCATCTCCTTTTCCTGTACTGCAGAAAAAGAAGTTGCAAAAACCAACAAAGTTGAAATCCGAAAAACCGGTTTAGAATATGATTTCTATATCAATGACCAACTCTTTCAGATAAAAGGAGCAGGTCTGGATGTCAATAATGGAAAAAACTTCAAAGCCCTTTCTGAAGCAGGTGCAAATACCTTTAGAACCTGGCGAACGGACCATGCTGAAATGGAATTGGACTCCGCCCTTAAATACAATTTCAAGATTGCTATGGGCATTGATATGGGAAAAGAGCTCGAGCATTTCGACTATAATGATACCGAAGCTGTAAAAAAGCAGTTTGAACGCATAAAAGGAGAAATCCAGGAATACAAGGATCATCCGGCTCTCCTGTGTTGGGTGGTAGGAAATGAATTGAATCTCTTGATACAGGAAGATGGTTCTTTAGGGAAAATAAACCCCAAGGCTTATGATGCACTTTCTGATATTGTAGATTATATCCATGAAGTAGATCCAAATCATCCTGTAACCACTACTTTTGCAGCCGGTGCGCATGGCGAGCATGTAAAGGTCATGCTAGAAAGATGTCCACAAATAGATTTCCTTTCTTATCAGGTGTACAACGATCTCATCAACCTGCCTCGTCAGGAAATGGCTAATAATCTGGATATTCCCTACCTGGTGACAGAATTTGGTCCAAAAGGGCATTGGGAAATGCCATCAACAAGTTGGGGGCGTGAAATCGAGGAGAACTCAAGCCAAAAAGCTGAAGGACTGAGAGAGCGGATGCGCATCGGGCTAAGCTCCGATACAACTGGAAGAAATATGGGAGGCTATGCTTTCGTTTGGGGACAAAAGCAGGAAAGAACTCCTACCTGGTACGGGATGTTTAATAAAGATGGTAAAGCCACTGCCGTGGTGGATGAATTGACTTTGTTCTGGTCAGGCGCTTATCCGTCCAACAGAGCCCCTGCAGTTGAGGGAATGAAACTGGATGATAAAGTAAGTACGGATAATATCAGCCTGAAAGCAGGAACTGAGTACCAAAGTGAAGTTATGGCATTTGACCATGAAGAAGATGCCCTAAGCTACAAATGGGTGCTCATGGAAGAAGTAGGTGCAAGGAGCCAGGGAGGAGCCTTTGAGGCCGAACCTGAAGTTCTTGAACTTGACATTATTTCAGAAGAAAACGGAAAAATCACCTTCAAGGCACCTGCGAATAAAGGCGAATATCGAATTTTCTGCTATATCTACGACGATCAGAAAGTTGCTAACGCAAATATTCCTTTTTTGGTAGAGTAA
- a CDS encoding LytTR family DNA-binding domain-containing protein → MEFFRNIVKHLNKPFPEQSSNFGEPKILAALSLFVALFLFVFQPFGISTIESNKFLICLGFGAMTFLGSSLYEFIVGKVLKLKGELEKWTLGKWMLNNLGIMLVISLANFLFARLVFFGYIQWELFPAMMYGTFMIGIIPISVLGAFIVWQQEKKYIGIAESMNQQPLSSSSQKAINEKHLFQIPLSNIRYIQGLQNYVSLAYINEEGLLKKKTERATLKHILDNLSDSSIIRSHRSFLVNSSYILSASGNAQGLLLSLADCDREIPVSRTYVPTFRAEIV, encoded by the coding sequence ATGGAATTTTTCAGGAATATAGTTAAGCACCTTAATAAGCCTTTCCCCGAGCAGAGTAGCAATTTTGGAGAGCCCAAAATTCTGGCTGCCCTCAGCTTATTTGTAGCCTTATTCCTTTTTGTATTCCAGCCTTTTGGTATTTCGACCATAGAATCCAACAAATTCCTCATCTGCCTGGGATTTGGAGCCATGACCTTCCTGGGAAGCAGTCTGTATGAATTTATAGTTGGGAAGGTGCTGAAACTAAAGGGAGAGCTGGAAAAATGGACCCTGGGAAAATGGATGCTCAATAATCTGGGGATCATGCTCGTCATAAGCCTTGCAAACTTCCTTTTTGCCAGACTAGTCTTTTTTGGCTATATCCAGTGGGAGCTGTTTCCGGCCATGATGTACGGCACATTTATGATAGGGATCATCCCGATTTCCGTCCTGGGCGCATTTATCGTATGGCAGCAGGAAAAAAAGTATATAGGGATAGCTGAAAGTATGAATCAACAGCCCCTCTCATCTTCTTCACAGAAAGCTATCAATGAAAAGCATCTTTTCCAGATCCCACTCAGCAATATTCGCTATATACAAGGTTTACAAAACTATGTTAGCCTGGCTTATATAAATGAGGAAGGTCTATTAAAAAAGAAAACAGAACGAGCGACCCTAAAACATATTCTGGATAATCTTTCAGACAGTTCAATCATTCGCTCTCATCGATCTTTTCTGGTCAATAGTTCCTACATCCTTTCTGCTTCCGGCAATGCCCAGGGACTGCTACTTAGCCTTGCTGACTGTGATCGGGAGATTCCTGTTTCTCGGACCTATGTACCTACCTTTAGAGCAGAAATCGTATAA
- a CDS encoding amidohydrolase family protein, with protein MKLKKVLKYVLIFLLLGSLILLYLAQQNTIRIYGGKTEIVNHSDFQIEQKSFCIEHVNLLAEDGESFISNQRICIDNGKIVSVDSSFQAPSDWPTIDGSGKYLIPGLIDSHVHLFKSQNDLLLYLATGVTEIREMIGEEDHLQWREEIKAGRPGPDMFIASPRLGSFGFMEGWFMKVSQGFNNIRDAKEAESYVNRYAELGYDAVKIYCYLNEEAYEAVNKYAVEKGMKVVGHIPFDLELDAIWNSNQTEIAHIEELMNAFRREYGRFETQEEADDFLAYVDRRSREIAPNLKENRISVTTTIWLTQSFVRQKFELEKVLKEVELAYENPGISEWDEKIPGGLGWLPHINRYKMPEGLTEGEKAGQKIWWYTYGYACQLILGSLHEEGVSIIAGTDANLPPTVPGFSLHNELQAMQEAGMSQAEVLRSATAIPAQWMGSNTGVIAEGFKANLLLLDQNPLADISHTQSINTVILDGRIYPRAQLDEILKAVKAATDASRTEDISRFSSD; from the coding sequence ATGAAGCTCAAAAAAGTTCTAAAATACGTCCTGATCTTCCTTCTCCTGGGTAGCCTGATACTCCTCTATCTCGCACAGCAAAATACAATCAGGATTTATGGGGGGAAAACAGAAATTGTGAATCATAGTGATTTTCAGATAGAGCAGAAATCCTTTTGCATAGAGCATGTAAATCTCCTGGCTGAAGACGGAGAAAGTTTTATCTCCAATCAACGAATATGCATCGATAACGGAAAAATCGTTTCCGTGGATAGCAGTTTCCAGGCTCCTTCAGACTGGCCCACAATAGATGGTTCCGGAAAATACCTCATACCGGGTCTGATTGATTCACATGTGCACCTTTTCAAAAGTCAAAACGACCTTTTACTCTACCTGGCTACAGGAGTTACAGAAATCCGTGAAATGATCGGGGAAGAAGATCATTTGCAATGGCGTGAAGAAATTAAAGCAGGAAGACCCGGACCTGATATGTTCATTGCCTCTCCCCGCCTGGGAAGTTTTGGTTTCATGGAAGGATGGTTTATGAAAGTTAGCCAGGGCTTCAACAATATCAGAGATGCCAAAGAAGCCGAAAGTTATGTCAATAGATACGCCGAACTAGGCTATGATGCAGTGAAGATTTATTGTTATCTCAATGAAGAAGCCTATGAAGCGGTCAATAAGTATGCGGTGGAAAAAGGAATGAAAGTGGTCGGACATATACCCTTTGACCTTGAGCTGGATGCTATATGGAATTCAAATCAAACTGAAATTGCCCATATCGAAGAATTGATGAATGCTTTCCGCAGAGAATATGGACGATTTGAAACGCAGGAGGAGGCAGATGATTTTTTAGCCTATGTAGATCGGCGTAGCAGAGAGATCGCTCCTAATCTCAAAGAAAACAGGATTTCAGTTACGACTACCATTTGGCTTACCCAAAGTTTCGTCAGACAGAAATTTGAATTGGAGAAAGTGCTCAAAGAAGTAGAACTCGCATATGAAAATCCGGGCATCAGTGAGTGGGATGAAAAAATTCCCGGAGGTCTGGGATGGTTGCCTCATATTAACCGCTATAAAATGCCTGAAGGATTAACTGAAGGAGAAAAGGCAGGACAAAAGATTTGGTGGTATACCTATGGATATGCCTGTCAGCTCATCCTGGGAAGTCTGCATGAAGAAGGAGTGAGTATCATAGCCGGAACAGATGCAAACCTTCCTCCTACCGTTCCAGGCTTTTCCCTGCATAACGAACTACAAGCTATGCAAGAAGCAGGAATGTCACAGGCAGAAGTCCTGAGATCAGCTACAGCCATTCCCGCTCAATGGATGGGCAGTAATACGGGAGTCATAGCGGAGGGCTTCAAAGCCAATCTCTTATTATTGGATCAAAATCCGCTGGCTGATATTTCTCATACCCAAAGTATAAACACGGTCATCCTCGATGGACGGATATACCCAAGAGCTCAGTTAGATGAAATACTGAAAGCCGTAAAAGCAGCAACTGATGCAAGCAGGACAGAAGATATAAGTCGATTTTCTTCGGACTAA
- a CDS encoding alpha/beta hydrolase encodes MKSKLLLLHGALGSSKQFEPLKIQLKDTYELYDLNFEGHGGRSSENEFSIQLFTENVISFLSAKTLSKVNIFGYSMGGYVALNLAHQRPELVDKIITLGTKFDWTEESAAKETRMLNPEKIEEKVPKFAEMLKQQHAPLDWKELMRKTAQMMLSIGAGAKLHPEQLKRIQQNVIIGLGSEDKMVSQEESEKAADLLPNSNFVRLEGIPHPIDRIDPSILAAYIQQAFSQ; translated from the coding sequence ATGAAATCCAAGTTGCTGCTACTCCACGGTGCATTGGGCAGTTCAAAACAATTTGAGCCACTCAAAATCCAGCTGAAAGACACCTATGAGCTCTATGATTTGAACTTTGAAGGTCATGGGGGAAGAAGCTCAGAAAATGAATTTTCCATCCAGCTTTTTACAGAAAATGTTATATCCTTCCTTTCAGCCAAAACCCTTTCAAAGGTCAATATCTTTGGCTATAGCATGGGAGGCTATGTCGCACTGAATCTGGCTCATCAACGTCCGGAATTAGTCGATAAAATCATCACGCTGGGGACTAAGTTTGACTGGACAGAGGAATCAGCAGCTAAAGAAACGCGCATGTTGAATCCTGAAAAGATCGAAGAAAAAGTGCCAAAATTCGCAGAGATGCTAAAACAACAGCATGCTCCATTGGATTGGAAAGAATTGATGCGAAAAACAGCCCAAATGATGTTGAGCATCGGTGCGGGAGCAAAGCTTCATCCGGAACAACTCAAGCGAATCCAACAAAATGTAATCATCGGCCTGGGCAGTGAAGACAAAATGGTTAGCCAGGAAGAATCGGAAAAAGCTGCCGATTTATTGCCCAATTCGAATTTTGTCAGGCTAGAGGGAATTCCTCATCCGATAGATCGCATAGATCCTTCCATCCTGGCCGCTTATATCCAGCAAGCCTTTAGCCAGTAA
- a CDS encoding amidohydrolase family protein — MTTTLIKNGTFFDGSGAKGKKADVLLKDGKVEAVFDTAPEIEAAQEIDAHGKWVTPGFIDIHTHYDAEIEVMPGLEESLRHGTTTVVMGNCSISAALGKDEDIVDLFCRVENMPAQVLTEWIKDRISWKNLGEYYEHLETLPMGPNVASFVGHSNIRIAAMGVERSFKQAHAKEAEKVKMDNYLQEAMEAGYLGMSIDMLPFHRWGGVFTKEYKGTSVPSQQASVKEYRRLANILRRYNRVLQATPNALDKMSGVHLLGMSSGLFRKPLKTTIVAAMDLKSNESIHKLVTTLAMMGKRFFNADMKFQALAMPFLNYGEGPITPLFEEFPSMVEVIGATPEERKAAFEDPAFRKWFRKDWNHKATSVFPRLLKEMTVVKAPDSSLIGKSFQELADKQGGDALDYFMDLIIQFDTDLIWKCTAANHRDDVRVKLLAHEATIPGFNDSGAHNVNMAFHDGSLQALRQSLEYPEIFPIEKAIHRLTQMPAEWLGLDAGSLEIGKRADVCVIDPSKLSSGLTEEPIEDYHSSLKGSFRYVKRSDGVVNHVFVNGEEVFNDQNGFSAGVGKQKYGQLLRSIN; from the coding sequence ATGACTACTACCCTCATCAAAAATGGCACTTTCTTCGACGGCAGTGGAGCCAAAGGGAAAAAAGCGGATGTCCTGCTTAAAGACGGAAAAGTGGAAGCGGTTTTTGATACAGCTCCTGAAATAGAAGCTGCTCAAGAAATTGATGCCCACGGTAAATGGGTAACTCCCGGTTTCATCGACATCCATACCCATTATGATGCTGAGATCGAAGTCATGCCGGGTTTGGAAGAATCTCTGAGACATGGAACCACTACCGTAGTTATGGGAAATTGTTCCATTTCGGCAGCTTTGGGGAAAGATGAGGACATCGTGGACCTCTTTTGCCGGGTGGAAAATATGCCCGCCCAGGTCCTGACTGAATGGATCAAGGACCGCATCAGCTGGAAAAATCTGGGCGAATACTATGAGCATTTGGAAACCCTGCCCATGGGACCCAATGTCGCCAGCTTTGTAGGCCATTCAAATATCCGTATTGCAGCCATGGGAGTAGAAAGGAGTTTCAAACAAGCCCATGCTAAGGAAGCCGAAAAAGTGAAGATGGATAATTACCTGCAGGAAGCTATGGAAGCAGGTTATCTGGGTATGTCCATTGACATGCTACCTTTCCATCGTTGGGGAGGCGTATTCACTAAGGAATACAAAGGCACTTCCGTTCCCTCTCAACAGGCCTCGGTCAAAGAATACCGTAGACTCGCCAATATCCTGCGCAGATATAATCGGGTCTTACAGGCAACTCCCAATGCCCTGGATAAAATGTCAGGGGTACACCTATTGGGCATGAGTTCCGGTTTATTCCGAAAACCCCTGAAAACAACCATCGTAGCTGCTATGGATCTAAAGTCCAATGAAAGCATCCATAAACTGGTAACCACCCTTGCCATGATGGGGAAAAGATTCTTTAATGCCGACATGAAATTCCAGGCATTGGCCATGCCTTTCCTCAACTATGGTGAAGGGCCCATCACCCCGCTTTTCGAAGAATTCCCTTCTATGGTAGAAGTCATAGGAGCAACACCCGAAGAAAGAAAAGCAGCCTTCGAAGATCCTGCTTTCAGAAAATGGTTTCGAAAAGACTGGAACCATAAAGCTACTTCCGTTTTTCCCCGCTTATTGAAAGAAATGACCGTAGTCAAAGCTCCGGATAGCAGCCTGATTGGCAAAAGCTTTCAAGAGCTGGCAGATAAACAAGGAGGTGATGCTTTGGATTACTTCATGGACCTCATCATCCAATTCGATACCGATCTAATCTGGAAATGTACGGCTGCCAATCACAGAGATGATGTCCGTGTCAAACTTCTGGCTCACGAAGCCACCATTCCCGGCTTCAATGATTCCGGTGCTCATAATGTCAATATGGCATTCCATGATGGTTCATTACAGGCCTTGCGCCAATCTTTAGAATACCCTGAGATATTCCCGATTGAAAAAGCCATCCATCGACTCACCCAAATGCCCGCAGAATGGCTGGGACTGGATGCCGGTTCATTAGAGATTGGAAAGAGAGCAGATGTATGTGTAATCGACCCTTCAAAACTGAGTAGCGGTCTTACAGAGGAACCCATCGAAGACTATCACTCCAGCCTCAAGGGTTCTTTCCGTTATGTCAAGCGATCAGACGGAGTAGTAAATCATGTATTCGTCAATGGAGAAGAAGTATTCAATGACCAAAACGGCTTTTCTGCAGGAGTAGGAAAACAGAAGTACGGACAATTGCTTAGGAGTATCAATTAA
- a CDS encoding PQQ-binding-like beta-propeller repeat protein, which produces MLKKLLLLTAVVILILVLSLNWRTENVSGERITEELEIQELFETRCGICHNGASPEAPRVSSLKLLPEAQILAALKTGVMKNQAAMLSDKQHKELAAYISEVDAHSESNTIVKGLCSEEMDLTASSSSAQINNWGMGLESHRYQDAENLAIKASNVAKLELDWAFAFPNASRARVQPTISGNTLFTASQQGTIYALNRKTGCIQWTFQADAEVRSALVIGRDSIGQANRLYFGDFNAQLYALDLQKRKLLWKKKADDHPVATITGSLNLYNDKLYVPISSTEVVSAAIESYVCCSFRGAVASFDTKDGSLLWKTQTIAESPKEVGKTAKGIAIMAPSGAPVWTSVTIDTQRNCLYVGTGENYTRPASQTSDAILAFSLTDGELLWSQQTISKDAWNGACVTLDRRANCPEDNGPDADFGATPILVKREAGDLILAGQKSGWVYALDPDNKGAIVWKQLVGRGGMMGGIHWGMATNGEELYVPINDGGVYGLNTDKEKSPGMHALNIADGKILWSTLEEDRCKTTLRGCGPGISAAITLTPEVVFGGALDGVLKAYATDNGRELWSFDTKQDYEAVNGVKAFGGAIDSDGPVIVEDQVFITSGYAKFSEIEGNVLLCFSLKE; this is translated from the coding sequence ATGCTGAAAAAACTACTACTATTGACCGCTGTCGTCATTCTAATCCTCGTTTTGAGTTTGAATTGGCGAACGGAAAACGTTTCGGGCGAAAGGATAACCGAAGAATTGGAAATCCAGGAACTCTTCGAAACTCGTTGCGGCATTTGCCACAATGGAGCTAGTCCCGAAGCTCCCAGAGTCAGTTCCCTAAAACTCCTCCCGGAAGCCCAAATCCTGGCCGCTCTGAAAACAGGGGTTATGAAGAATCAGGCGGCTATGCTCTCTGATAAGCAACATAAAGAGCTTGCAGCTTATATTTCAGAGGTAGATGCTCATTCAGAATCAAATACAATTGTAAAGGGATTATGCAGCGAGGAAATGGATCTTACTGCCTCTTCTTCCTCTGCTCAAATCAATAATTGGGGGATGGGCCTGGAAAGTCATCGTTATCAGGATGCAGAAAACTTGGCGATCAAGGCATCCAATGTCGCTAAGCTGGAACTGGACTGGGCCTTTGCCTTTCCCAATGCTTCCAGGGCCAGAGTCCAACCAACTATTTCAGGCAATACCCTTTTCACAGCAAGTCAACAAGGAACGATCTATGCACTCAATCGAAAAACGGGATGCATCCAGTGGACTTTTCAGGCGGATGCTGAAGTCCGGAGTGCACTCGTCATTGGCCGAGATTCAATAGGTCAGGCCAATCGTCTGTATTTCGGTGATTTCAATGCCCAGCTATATGCCCTTGATCTCCAAAAGCGAAAACTCCTTTGGAAGAAAAAGGCCGATGATCATCCGGTAGCAACCATCACAGGAAGTTTAAACCTGTATAATGACAAACTTTATGTACCCATTAGTTCAACAGAAGTAGTCAGTGCAGCAATTGAATCCTATGTCTGCTGTAGCTTTAGAGGAGCAGTAGCCTCCTTTGACACTAAAGATGGAAGCCTGCTTTGGAAAACCCAAACCATAGCAGAAAGTCCAAAGGAAGTAGGAAAAACAGCCAAGGGGATAGCCATCATGGCCCCTTCAGGTGCACCGGTTTGGACCAGTGTAACTATAGATACTCAAAGAAACTGTCTCTATGTTGGGACAGGAGAAAATTATACCCGGCCAGCCAGCCAGACAAGTGATGCTATCCTGGCCTTTTCTCTGACAGATGGGGAACTTCTTTGGAGTCAGCAAACCATTTCCAAAGATGCCTGGAATGGAGCCTGTGTTACCCTCGATCGCCGAGCCAATTGTCCGGAAGACAATGGCCCGGATGCTGACTTTGGAGCAACACCTATACTTGTGAAGAGAGAAGCTGGAGATTTGATTTTGGCAGGACAAAAATCCGGATGGGTCTATGCCCTTGATCCCGATAATAAAGGAGCCATTGTTTGGAAACAATTGGTAGGAAGAGGTGGCATGATGGGCGGGATACATTGGGGAATGGCAACGAATGGGGAAGAACTCTATGTACCTATCAATGATGGAGGGGTTTATGGCTTAAACACGGATAAAGAAAAATCTCCCGGTATGCATGCCCTCAATATTGCTGATGGAAAAATCCTTTGGTCTACCCTGGAAGAAGATCGATGTAAAACGACATTGAGAGGATGTGGTCCGGGTATCTCTGCTGCGATTACTCTTACACCCGAAGTCGTATTTGGAGGGGCATTGGATGGAGTATTAAAAGCTTATGCAACTGATAACGGACGAGAACTTTGGAGCTTTGATACGAAGCAGGATTATGAAGCTGTAAATGGAGTAAAAGCCTTTGGAGGAGCCATAGATTCTGATGGACCTGTAATTGTAGAGGACCAGGTATTCATTACTTCCGGCTATGCAAAATTCAGCGAAATAGAAGGCAATGTCTTGCTTTGTTTCTCTCTCAAAGAATAG
- a CDS encoding VOC family protein, with protein sequence MPIPSQHTPIKWYQRKATKWGLGTLTLIAIAFFGLKSYLSSPTQAQANITDSPSSIIGFNHVGISVLDLDKMLDFYQRTTSFELIIRETVKENPAADKLFGQEGISFERAVLKAPNMLLELTEFENQSDSIIENMPPQGPGMTHTCYQSAMARSGYAQFKKGGIDMLTRGEKAVKLGNYGVSYAYGYDPEGNMLEMEQMSEDIISLNIDSDWAEANPIWMTQVAILSPDIEALKAFYQTVLEIEPAREGLFKDNPAFDEVANLNDLSFKAAWFMLDGRGKKLELMEYQPPNATPKPTGKRRITDLGYSYSYEVLDIDKEYQRLQAADVEFVSEPQKLGNFVMVYAHDLDGNVFSLRQALEEEFSLKNF encoded by the coding sequence ATGCCTATTCCTTCTCAACATACGCCCATCAAATGGTACCAGAGGAAAGCCACAAAATGGGGCCTCGGAACGCTGACTCTCATTGCGATCGCTTTCTTTGGGCTGAAGTCTTACCTGAGTTCCCCAACTCAGGCACAAGCGAATATCACAGACTCTCCTAGCAGCATCATCGGCTTCAACCATGTCGGGATTTCGGTCCTTGATCTGGATAAAATGCTCGACTTTTACCAAAGGACCACTTCTTTTGAATTGATAATAAGAGAAACAGTCAAAGAGAATCCAGCGGCTGATAAATTGTTTGGCCAGGAAGGAATAAGCTTTGAACGAGCGGTTCTAAAAGCCCCCAATATGCTACTGGAACTAACTGAATTTGAAAATCAGAGCGATAGCATCATAGAAAATATGCCCCCACAGGGACCGGGCATGACACATACCTGCTATCAATCAGCTATGGCCAGATCGGGTTATGCTCAATTCAAAAAAGGAGGAATAGACATGCTGACAAGAGGAGAAAAAGCTGTCAAACTGGGAAATTATGGCGTAAGTTATGCCTATGGCTATGATCCTGAAGGCAATATGTTGGAGATGGAACAAATGTCAGAAGATATCATTTCGCTCAACATAGACAGTGATTGGGCAGAGGCAAATCCGATCTGGATGACACAGGTGGCTATTCTAAGTCCGGATATCGAAGCTCTCAAAGCTTTTTATCAAACTGTCCTCGAAATCGAACCTGCCAGGGAAGGACTTTTCAAGGATAATCCTGCTTTTGATGAAGTCGCAAACCTCAATGATCTCTCCTTCAAAGCTGCCTGGTTTATGTTGGATGGCAGAGGAAAGAAACTGGAACTGATGGAATATCAGCCTCCAAATGCAACTCCCAAACCTACAGGAAAACGGAGAATTACAGATCTGGGATATAGCTATTCCTATGAGGTATTGGATATAGATAAGGAATACCAGAGATTGCAAGCTGCTGATGTTGAGTTTGTCAGTGAACCGCAGAAATTAGGAAACTTTGTGATGGTCTATGCACATGATTTGGATGGAAATGTCTTTTCGCTCAGGCAAGCCCTGGAAGAAGAGTTTTCCTTGAAAAACTTTTAA
- a CDS encoding alpha/beta hydrolase → MNITISTTFMKPAILFPILISFLLLTSCGNQKTQEVASTPDIPEKVELRNEGVFIHHQMFGKGDTTLLFVHGWCIDQTYWNQQIEALKDQYQILAIDLVGFGKSGKNREKWSMEAYGRDIRAAIDQLKLENVILIGHSMGGDVILEAAIENDKVIALIGIDNFKDVGQGLDEKAQEEIGNFMTMLKGNFSVVAPAYAEQFLFHPNMDTTLREQLKSDFASSDSVSAIGSLEALFSYAEKEAKQLTRLKQKLYLINSTAIPANWEGLIKSGASYEVFDIDGTGHYPMLEKPQVFNKLLEQALQKISTQHSEE, encoded by the coding sequence ATGAACATAACTATATCCACTACTTTTATGAAACCTGCTATTCTTTTTCCTATCCTGATTTCCTTTCTATTGCTCACTTCTTGTGGGAATCAAAAAACCCAGGAAGTAGCTTCAACACCAGACATCCCAGAAAAAGTAGAACTTAGGAATGAAGGGGTATTTATCCATCATCAAATGTTTGGGAAAGGAGATACGACCCTCCTCTTTGTACATGGATGGTGCATAGATCAAACTTATTGGAATCAACAGATCGAGGCCCTAAAAGATCAATATCAAATTCTTGCCATAGATTTAGTTGGATTTGGAAAATCTGGAAAGAATAGAGAAAAATGGTCCATGGAAGCTTATGGAAGAGATATTCGAGCTGCCATAGATCAATTGAAACTAGAAAATGTCATCCTTATCGGGCATTCTATGGGTGGGGACGTTATACTCGAAGCGGCCATAGAGAATGATAAGGTAATAGCCTTAATCGGTATTGATAATTTTAAAGATGTAGGACAGGGATTGGATGAAAAAGCACAGGAAGAGATCGGCAATTTCATGACAATGCTTAAGGGCAATTTCTCTGTTGTTGCTCCTGCCTATGCCGAGCAATTTCTCTTTCACCCAAATATGGATACTACGCTGAGAGAGCAACTGAAATCTGATTTTGCATCCAGTGATTCTGTGAGTGCAATTGGAAGTTTGGAAGCTTTATTTTCCTATGCAGAAAAAGAAGCGAAACAACTGACCCGCCTAAAACAAAAACTTTACCTCATCAATAGCACGGCCATTCCAGCAAATTGGGAAGGCTTGATTAAGAGTGGAGCATCCTATGAGGTTTTTGATATTGATGGGACAGGGCATTATCCCATGCTTGAAAAACCCCAGGTATTCAATAAACTCTTGGAACAAGCCCTGCAGAAAATCTCCACACAGCATTCAGAGGAATAA
- a CDS encoding GNAT family N-acetyltransferase produces the protein MLKIRSATKEDVSILYELIIGIARYHDQEYAVKTTEEELRKSGFGESPRFGVLIADYNGKAAGYLSYTWSYSIWNAGTYMNLDDLFVKAEFRGKKIGEALMQEAKLLCQSRNTKLIRWEVQKDNPGAIKFYERLGAKMKIKGIFRWELEEKSS, from the coding sequence ATGTTGAAGATCAGAAGCGCTACCAAAGAAGATGTATCCATCCTCTATGAACTCATCATAGGCATTGCCCGATACCACGATCAGGAATATGCGGTTAAAACCACTGAGGAAGAATTGCGAAAATCCGGCTTTGGCGAATCGCCTCGTTTTGGCGTCCTTATCGCTGACTATAATGGAAAAGCCGCAGGCTACCTTTCCTATACCTGGAGCTACTCGATTTGGAATGCCGGGACCTATATGAATCTGGATGACCTTTTTGTAAAAGCTGAATTCAGAGGAAAAAAAATTGGGGAAGCCTTGATGCAAGAAGCAAAGCTTTTATGCCAAAGCAGAAATACAAAGCTGATCCGCTGGGAAGTACAAAAAGACAATCCGGGAGCCATTAAATTTTACGAACGCCTGGGAGCCAAAATGAAGATTAAAGGGATATTTCGCTGGGAGTTGGAAGAGAAATCCTCATGA